A genomic region of Gordonia crocea contains the following coding sequences:
- a CDS encoding antibiotic biosynthesis monooxygenase family protein, whose protein sequence is MAVVKINAISIPEGAGPELEKRFANRAHAVDGSPGFLGFQLLRPTNGEDRYFVYTQWETEEAYQNWANSDARTAHAAERKGNTVASGANLLEFEVVIDAKPTSGA, encoded by the coding sequence ATGGCAGTAGTGAAGATCAACGCGATCAGCATCCCCGAAGGCGCCGGCCCCGAGCTGGAGAAGCGCTTCGCCAACCGGGCACACGCCGTCGACGGGTCGCCGGGGTTCCTCGGCTTCCAGTTGCTGCGCCCGACCAACGGCGAGGACCGCTACTTCGTCTACACCCAGTGGGAGACCGAAGAGGCCTACCAGAACTGGGCCAACAGCGATGCGCGCACGGCACACGCCGCCGAGCGCAAGGGCAACACGGTTGCCTCCGGCGCCAACCTCCTCGAGTTCGAGGTCGTCATCGACGCCAAGCCGACGTCGGGCGCCTGA
- a CDS encoding class I SAM-dependent methyltransferase → MQPVRDAYALRAAEYTRVCGTLAATDARDREVIARWADEIDGPIVDVGCGPGQWTAFLHDRGANVVGVDPVPEFIAQARRDYPRARYAVGHAGALDLSAGSAAGILAWFSLIHTEPDALAVQLDDLARALRPGGRLLLGYFSGPALIRFEHKVHPAWYWPTADLSRLLNASGFSVSAVATRTDAATTRTVGTLHAVRSGDEPAA, encoded by the coding sequence TTGCAGCCGGTCCGCGACGCCTATGCGCTGCGGGCGGCCGAGTACACGCGGGTCTGCGGAACCCTCGCCGCCACCGATGCGCGCGACCGCGAGGTCATCGCACGGTGGGCCGATGAGATCGACGGTCCCATCGTCGACGTCGGATGCGGGCCCGGCCAGTGGACCGCGTTCCTCCATGACCGCGGGGCGAACGTCGTCGGCGTCGATCCGGTGCCCGAGTTCATCGCCCAGGCGCGCCGGGACTACCCGAGGGCGCGGTACGCGGTCGGCCACGCCGGGGCGCTCGACCTCTCGGCCGGCTCGGCGGCCGGAATCCTCGCCTGGTTCTCGCTGATCCACACCGAGCCCGACGCGCTCGCCGTCCAGTTGGACGATCTGGCCCGAGCGTTGCGGCCGGGTGGCCGCTTGTTGCTGGGTTACTTCTCCGGTCCCGCACTCATCCGGTTCGAGCACAAGGTCCACCCCGCCTGGTACTGGCCGACGGCCGATCTCTCCCGGTTGCTGAACGCCTCCGGGTTTTCCGTGTCGGCGGTTGCGACGCGGACCGATGCCGCCACCACTCGCACGGTCGGCACGCTGCACGCCGTGCGATCCGGCGACGAGCCCGCAGCCTGA
- a CDS encoding aldehyde dehydrogenase: protein MTETTTAPDTLIGGGDQPNLYIGGKWVAPHSTARIDVISPATGEKVGSAPDGDATDVDTAVRAARAAFDSGVWRSKAPAERAAVLRRAAELINERTADITGLVSAEMGASVTDIATLQQLPGTGVLNGYADAADAYEWEEKRTGLFGETLVVREPVGVVGAIIAWNVPLFLICNKLGPALAAGCSVVLKPAPETPLDANLMAEIFTEAGVPEGVLSVVTGGLEAGQALVEHPDVDKITFTGSTAAGRKIAARCGELLKRCSLELGGKSAAIVLDDVDLPSAVHMLVFSGLLNNGQACVAQSRVLVPRSRHDEIVAAMVETAKTFNPGVPGNPEANLGPIITENQRAKVEGYIEKGKAEGATAVLDGGRPEGLDSGHFVAPTIFTGVTNDMTIAREEIFGPVLSVIAYDTVDEAIAIANDSDYGLAGSVWTSDIDRGVEIAKQVRTGTYGINWYAIDPASPFGGYKNSGIGRENGREGLESYLEHKSILMPMGYSSQS from the coding sequence ATGACCGAGACCACGACCGCCCCTGACACGCTCATCGGCGGTGGGGATCAGCCCAACCTGTACATTGGCGGGAAGTGGGTCGCACCCCATTCCACCGCGCGCATCGACGTGATCTCCCCGGCCACCGGGGAGAAGGTCGGGTCCGCACCGGACGGCGACGCGACCGACGTCGACACCGCGGTCCGGGCCGCGCGCGCGGCCTTCGACTCCGGCGTGTGGCGCTCGAAGGCGCCCGCGGAACGCGCCGCCGTGCTGCGCCGTGCCGCCGAGCTCATCAACGAGCGCACGGCCGACATCACCGGCCTGGTCTCCGCCGAAATGGGTGCCTCCGTCACCGACATCGCGACGCTGCAACAACTCCCCGGCACCGGTGTGCTCAACGGCTACGCCGACGCGGCAGACGCCTACGAGTGGGAAGAGAAGCGCACCGGACTGTTCGGTGAGACCCTCGTCGTGCGCGAGCCGGTCGGCGTGGTCGGTGCGATCATCGCGTGGAACGTCCCGCTGTTCCTGATCTGCAACAAGCTCGGGCCCGCGCTCGCAGCCGGTTGTTCGGTGGTGCTCAAGCCGGCACCGGAGACCCCGCTCGACGCCAACCTGATGGCCGAGATCTTCACCGAGGCCGGCGTCCCGGAGGGCGTGTTGTCGGTGGTCACCGGTGGCCTCGAGGCCGGCCAGGCCCTCGTCGAACACCCCGACGTCGACAAGATCACCTTCACCGGATCCACCGCAGCCGGCCGCAAGATCGCCGCGCGCTGCGGCGAGCTGCTCAAGCGCTGCTCGCTGGAGTTGGGCGGGAAGTCCGCGGCCATCGTCCTCGACGACGTCGACCTTCCGTCGGCCGTCCACATGCTCGTCTTCTCCGGGCTGCTCAACAACGGCCAGGCCTGTGTCGCCCAGTCGCGGGTCCTGGTGCCCCGGTCCCGCCACGACGAGATCGTCGCGGCCATGGTCGAGACCGCCAAGACTTTCAATCCGGGCGTCCCGGGCAACCCGGAGGCGAACCTCGGGCCGATCATCACCGAGAACCAGCGCGCCAAGGTCGAGGGCTACATCGAGAAGGGCAAGGCCGAGGGTGCCACCGCGGTGCTCGACGGCGGCCGCCCCGAGGGACTGGACTCCGGCCACTTCGTAGCCCCGACGATCTTCACCGGCGTCACCAACGACATGACCATCGCCCGCGAAGAGATCTTCGGCCCGGTCCTGTCGGTGATCGCCTATGACACCGTCGACGAGGCCATCGCCATCGCGAATGACTCTGATTACGGCCTGGCCGGCTCGGTCTGGACGTCGGATATCGACCGCGGCGTCGAGATTGCCAAGCAGGTGCGCACCGGTACCTACGGGATCAACTGGTACGCCATCGACCCGGCGTCCCCGTTCGGCGGCTACAAGAACTCCGGCATCGGCCGCGAGAACGGCCGCGAGGGGCTCGAGTCCTACCTCGAGCACAAGTCCATCCTGATGCCGATGGGCTACTCGTCGCAGAGCTGA